A segment of the Corynebacterium liangguodongii genome:
ATCTTCCACCGCATCATCCCTGGGTTCATGATCCAGGGTGGCGACCCGACCGGCACCGGTACCGGTGGCCCGGGCTACCAGTTCGCCGACGAGTTCCACCCGGAGCTGCAGTTCGATCGCCCGTTCCTCTTGGCCATGGCTAATGCCGGCCCGGGCACGAACGGTTCGCAGTTCTTCATCACGGTGGACAAGACCCCGCACCTCAACAACCGCCACACCATCTTCGGTGAGGTGACCGACGAGGCCTCGCAGAAGGTTGTGCTGGAGATCTCCAACGTTGCCACCGGCCGCATGGACCGCCCCGTCGACGACGTTGTCATCGAGTCCATCGACATCGAGCGCTAGGCTCCCGACCTCTCCGCCCCCGCGCACCGCACGTGCCCGGGGGTTTTCTTAATGCACCCGACACAGATTTTCTTTCGTGCCCCCGCGACAGCGGCGATAGCTACGGTCTGCCTCGTCGTCTACGCCGTCGCCGCGCTGCAGGCCGGTTCGCCTTCCGACACGGTGTGGGGATCCCCACTCGGCATCCGCATGGTGCTCTACGGGCCCTTCGTGGCGGGCGAGGGCCCCTCGGGCTGGCTGCGCGTGCTCTCTGCGGCGTTTTTGCACCTGGACCTGGCGCACCTGTGCGCCAACATGCTCATGCTCGTGCTCATCGGCGGCGAGGTGGAGCGCTGGGTGGGCACCGCGCGGTTTCTGCTCGCGTACCTTGCCGGGGCGCTCACCTCGTCCCTCGCGGTCCTCGCGGGCAGCTTCGGCGCCCCGACGGCGGGCGCGTCGGGGGCGCTGTTTGCCCTGCTAGCGTTGCTTGTCGCCATTGCTTATCGACGCCACCTCGACCCCCGCGCCCCGCTTGCGCTCGTCGTGGCCAACGTGGCGTTTACGTTCTTCGCCCCGAACGTGAGCATCTGGGGCCACCTTGGCGGGTTGGCGGCGGGGGTGGTGCTGGCGTGGCCGCTGGCGTCGCCACGCGATGCCAGCTGACATCGCACCGGGTTATCCCCCGGTTATCCCCACCCGAAGTTGTGCACAATTTCTTCCACACTGTGGATAACAACAGGGATGTAATTCCTAGAACGGCTTGCCGAAAGCATAGAGAAAGCCGCAGGGGAGGGGATTACACCTGCGGCGATGTTCGATCAAGCGGGGTAGTGCACAGAGTTATCCACAGGTGGGGATAACTGCGAATCCACAAGTTTTCCCACAGGCTGTGGATAACCGTGCCCCCCTAGGCTGTGGAGCGGCTAGAACAGCCCCGCGATGGGATTGCCGAAGTCGTTGCGCGTGGACACGCGCGAATCGACGTTCTGATCGTTGTGCTCGGAGGTGTCCCCGGGCAGGCGGCCGGTCTGCGTGACGGTCATGTAGTTGACCAGGCGGCCCTCCGAGGTGTTGCCGTCGCCGAAGCTGAAGGCGCCGAGTAGCATGTCGTCGCCGGCGTTGACCGGGTTGGACAGGGTCACCTCGAAGATGCGCGCGTTGGTCTCAAAGTTGTAGCCGAGGTCGCGGACGTGGGTGCCGTTGGAGCCGTAGGAGGTGATGAGGCGGTCGACGCCCTTCGGGCCCGACTGGGTCTTCACCTCGACGCGGAAGGTCATCGCGGGGAACTCCGCCCAGTAGCGCTTGGAGCCGACGTTCTTCACACGCAGCGCCACGCTGCCGGCGAAACCGGGCTGCTTTGCGCCCGAGACGGTGAAGTAGGGCTTGAGGTCGAGCTCTTCCTTGCCCAGGGAGGAGCTCGCCGCGGTGAGGGTCTTCAGGTCCGCGGCTGCGTCGAAGGCAATGGCGCCGTCACCGGACTCCTGCGCCGGGGCCTCGGGAAGGTTCTCGCCGTTGCGCAGCTTCTGCACGTCCTCGTTGTAGGACGGGTTCGGGTTGTCTTGGGTCTCGGTGACCTGGGCGCCCTTGTTCGGGGCCCACGAGTCGGCCGGGGTGGCGTAGTTCTTCACCCGGACCTCGTTCTTCACCGGCATGTTGGCGATCCACGCCGTCGGGCTGGCCCAGGTGCCGTTCGGGCGGCAGCGCTGCTGGGTGCCGGTCATGGTGATGGTGCGGAAGCCGTAGGTGGCCTCACCGGTGTGCCCGGCCGGCACGTCGTACGGGCCGATCTTCTGGCCGACGTTCCACGACAGGCTGCCGGAGACGGACCAGCCGAGGGACTTGGCCAAGGCGTAGCCGATGGAGCCCTGTAGCCCGTCGCGCGAGGCCTGCCCGCCGATGTTGAGGGTCTCGGTCTTCGACCCGTTGATCGAGGCCTCGATGGTCTGCGTGCGCGAGAGGTCCTGGGTCAGAGGAACCGTGGAGTCGGAGAGGTTGGTTGTGGAGATCGTGCCCACGGGCAGGAAGTTATCCGTAACCTTGTAGACGATCGTGCGGTAGTCCTCGGTGGAGTTGCACACCGGGCGCGGGTTGAGGATGTTGGCCTTGATGTGGTCGGAGCCGCGGTAGGTGTGGATGATCGGCAGGGAGTCGTTGGTGGCGGCGGTCTCCGGGTGGGACTCCTCGATCGTTTGGGCGTGGGCGGCCGACGAGGCGGCCGCGCCGGCGGCGAGTGCGACGGCAGCGGTGAGCGCTACCGCGGGGCGGGCAAATCGGGTGATATTCACGAAGCGACCTTTCTTGATCCTCGATGCGGGGTGACCAACGGTGTGATCATTAACGAGTGAATGTCTATTCCCCATCGCAGCTCGCCGCGAGCGAGGTAACGAAAGTACACACCCGTTGCGGAGGAAAACGCCAGGTCATGGGCGCACGTAGATACCCCCGTTTCGATGACGAATCAACGAAACGGGGGTTGTTCTACCGACAAAAGTATACTTTTGTGGAAAAGGGCGCCGAACGCTAGCGCCAGCCCATTGTCATGAGCAGGCCGACGATCATCGCGGAGAACCCGATGAGGTAGTTCCACGGGCCAAGCTCCTTGAGCAAGGAAATCTGGTCGCCCGCGACGTAGAACACGATCAGCCAGGCCAAGCCCAAGATGAGCAGGCCGAACATGATCACCTTGTACCACATCGGCGTGCCGCCGGTGTTGATCTTCACCGGCGTGCGCGTGGAGCCCGACGGGGTTTTCGGCAGCGCGGCGGCGTCGTTAGTTACCTTTGCCTTGGGCATTGTGCAATCTTCCCCTTGTTGTCAATCGTTTGGTGTTGGACTCTACCACCCGCCGCGGACCTCACCTCAGCGGGTTGAGCTGCGCGGCGTCGAACTTCCACAGGTTGTAGCCGATCTGCTGGTCTTTGCGGATATCCTGCCCTGCGGGGATCTCCTGGTGGCCGATGAGTCCCTGGTCCACCAGAGCACCCGTGGGCACGGTGGGCCCCGCAACCAGCTTGCCGTTCCACCCGGTGGCGCGCAGCGCCTGCTCCGCGTCCCGCGGGTTCAGCCGCGTGATCTCGATCATGGGAAGAAGCATTCCGTTGGACACGCGCAGCTCCACCGTGGTGCCGACCTCAACCTCGGTATTCTCCCCGGCGACGGCGAGGACCTCCTCCGCCGGCTTGCGCGAATCCACCTGCGTAATGGTGGACTTGAGGTTGAGCGAGGACAGCGTCGCGGTCGCCTGCTCCACGTTCATGCCCACGAGCGAGGGAACCGTCACCATCTCCCGGCCATCCGAGACGACGACGGAGACCTGGGAGCCCTTCGACAGCTGGGAGCCTGCCGCCGGGTTCTGGGAGATTACCGCCCCGGCCGGCACATCGTCGCTGTTTTCGTGCCTAATCTCCGGGTTGAGCTCTAAGCTCGCCTGGGCAAGGACCTCGGCGGCCTGCTGCGGGGTCAGCTTGGTCACATCCGGCACGTCGGTGATCTCGCGCCCGGACGAGACGGTCACCGTCACCAGGGTCCCGCGGCGCAGCTGCGAGCCCGCCACGGGGTTCGTGCCCAGCACCTCGCCGCGCGGGCGGTCCGGGCTCGGGGCATCGTTGACGGCGACGACGAAGCCCAAGCCCTCGAGCTGCGCGACGGCGTCTTCGCGGGGCTTGCCGGTCATCTCCGGCACGAGCACCATCTCCTCGACAACCGGGGCGCTGTCCTTCTCACCGCCGCGGAAATAGTTGTATGCCACCACCGCCCCGGCACCGACCAAGACGAGCGCGAGGAGCGCCGCGACCCACTTCATCCACGATCCACCGCCGGCCTTCTCGTGGGCGCGGCGGTGCTCTTCGTAGCGCGAGGGCGCGGCTGCAGACGGGGCGGGGGCGACGGAGGAGACAAAGGCGGTGCGCGCATCCGGGTCGACGCCGGAGCTGGCCAGGTGGCTGCGCGCGGCCGCGGTGACGGCGCCGCGGGCGAGCCGCTCCAAGTCCTCGCCCATCTCCGCGGCGGACTGGTAGCGGTCAGCCGGGTGCTTCGCCATCGCGGTGAGGATCACCGCGTCAACGTTGACGGCCTCGGTCTCGGTGAGGGCGCCGGCGGAGGCGTCGGCGGAGGCGTCGATAAGCGAGCTCGGCGGCTCAGGGTCCTCCTGCACGTGCTGGTACGCCACGGCGAAGGGTGATTCGCCCTCGAACGGCGGGCGGCCCGTGACCGCTTCAAACATGACGCAGCCGAGCGCGTAGATATCGCTGCGCGCATCGGCGTGCTTGCCGCGGGCCTGCTCGGGCGAGAGGTATTGCGCAGTGCCAATGACGGCGGAGGTCTGCGTCATCGCCGAGGTGGAATCGTCGAGCGCCCGGGCGATGCCGAAGTCCATCACCTTCACCGCGCCGGTGTTGGTCACCATGATGTTCGCCGGCTTGATATCGCGGTGGATAATGCCGGCGTCGTGGCTGGCCTGCAGCGCGCGCGTGACCGGGATGAGGAGCTCCGCAGCCTCACCCGCGCGCAGCTGGCCTTCCTCGCGCACGATGTCGCGCAGGTTGCGGCCGTGGACGCGCTCCATCACGATGTAGGGCACCGCGAGCCCGTCGACGTCGACGTCGCCCGTGTCGTAGACCGAGACGATGTTGGGATGGTTGAGCTTCGCGGAGTTTTGCGCCTCCCGGCGAAAGCGCTCGCGGAAGTTCTCGTCGCGCGCCATGTCGGTCTTGAGCATCTTCAAGGCGACCTCGCGTCCGAGGACCGTATCGGTCGCCGCGTAGACGTCCGACATTCCGCCGGTTCCGATCGCCCCTCCGAGCTGGTATCGGTTACCAATCAGGGTCATCTTAGGCACCTCCGCCAAGCTGGTTCACGAAATCGTTGAAGGGATCCAACGCGGCCTCCGAGGTGGGCGCGGCCGTCTCCGGCGCGGGCTGCTGCCGGGTCGGGCTCGCGGCGCTCGAGCTCGGCGCTTCGGGGGCGGGCGCGTTGGGCCGGGAGCTCGGGCTCGGCGCGCTCGAGGGCGGCTCGACGAAGCTCACGGTGCCGGGAGCTGAGGGCTCGGCGGTAGACCGCGACGGCTCCGGGCGCGGGGCCTGCGTCGCCTGGGTCACGGTAGAGACCGACGGGGATACCGTCTCCGTTTGCGTGACCACGGCCGGGGGCGGCGGGGGCGTCGACGTGCGGGGCGAGGACCCGGAGATCCCGTTCGAAATCGCCCAGGCCAGCCCGCCCAGCACCGCGAGCACGATGAGCGCAATACCGACACCGAGGCCGAACCCGCCGGACTCTTTCTTGGCAGCACGCGCATCGACGCCCTGTCTTGGCGCCCGGTTCGCCACCGCGGGCGGCGCTGGATTCGGCGCTGCATTCTGTGCCGTATTCCGTGCCGCTGGTGCGGGCCGCACGGTCGTCGGCTGCGCGACGGAGGCCAACATCTGCGTCGACTCGGTCGGGGAGGGCTCCCCTGCGAGCTTCGTCGAGGCGAGACCCATCGGCTGGTGCGGGCGGCGGCCGGCGCGCACCTGGGCCACCGCGAGCTGCATCTCGTTGCCGTCGGCGAAGCGCACCCCGGGGTCCTTGCGCAGCGCGATGCCGATGAGCTCGCGCGCCGGGGCCGAGATGGCGGTCGAGAGAGCCGGGGGCTCGGCGGAGACGTGGGCGAGCGCGACGGAGACGGAGGAATCCCCGGTAAACGGCCGCTTTCCGGCGAGCATCTCGTAGCCGACCACACCGAGCGAGTAGACGTCGGACGCTGCGCTGACATCGAGGCCCTGGGCCTGCTCGGGGGAGACGTACTGGGCGGTGCCCACGACCATGCCGGTGCGGGTGAGCGGGACCGCCGCGGCCGCCTTCGCAATGCCGAAGTCGGTGATCTTAATCTGGCCGTTCTGCGTCACCATGAGGTTTCCGGGCTTGATGTCGCGGTGGACCAGGCCCATCCGGTGGATCGCGGCTAGGCCGTGGGCGGCCTGCTCCAGCACGTCGAGCGCCAACGCTTCGTCGAGACGCCGCTCGCGGGCGATGAGGTCCGCCAGGGATTCGCCCCTGATGTACTCCATGACGATGAAACACATCGTATAACCGGCCGGGGTGTCTACCTCGCGGTAGTCGTAGGTGGCCACGACGTTGGGCGAGGAGATGCCCTCGGCCGCGTGCGCCTCGTTGCGGAAGCGGGTGAGGAACTCCTCGTTGTTGGAAAACTCCGGTCGCAGCACCTTGATGGCCACCTCGCGGTCCCCACCTGTGTCGTCTGCAAGCCAGACCGTGGACATCCCGCCGTGGCCGATGACCCACTGCAGCGTGTAGTCGGGTCCGATGAGGCGCTGGAGGTCTTCGCGATTATCGGTATTCATAGCGTTCATGACTGTGTCCCTGTCCCTCCGCTCGCCGGGGTGGCACGCAGCACCGCCCGGCCGATCGAGCTGGCAACCTGCCCGCCGGTCGCGTTGACGCCGAGGTTGCCTCCGTCCTTGACCACGACGGCCACGGCGACGTCGTTATTCGGGTCGAAGGCGACGTACCACACGTGCGGCGCCGCGCCCTCGCCATGCTCCGCGGTGCCGGTCTTGGAGGCGAAGCCGTTGCCGTCGTAGCCGAAGGTGGAGCGCTCCGAGCCGTACATCAGCTGGGTGATCGTCTCCGCTTCCTCGGGCGTGAGCGCCTCGGCGAGCTCGCGGGGCTTGGCCTGCCGCACCGGCTTGAGGTCCGGCGCTAACACCCTGTCGACCACGTAGGGCGCCATGCGCTTGCCGCCGTTGGCCACGCTGGCTGCCATGACCGCCGCCTGCAGCGCCGTCATGGTGACGTCGCGCTGGCCGATGGCGGATTGGCCGAGCTCCGCCGGCCCGGGCAGCTCCCCGAGGGAGCCGGAGGCCGTGGGCACGCCGAGGTCGTAGTCCTCGCCGATGCCGAAGCGCTGCGCCGCCTCGCGCAGAGCGTCCGGGCCGATGTCGAGCCCCATTTGCACGAACGCGGTGTTGCACGACAGCGCGAACGCGGTGCGCAGCGTCGTCGACGTGGAACCGCCGCAGGCCTGCCCGCCGTAGTTGGGCACGTCCGTGTTGGTGCCGGGCAGAGTGATGCGCGCCTCGCCTGTGAGCGTGGAGTCGGGCGAGTAGCCGGAGCGCAGGCCGGCGGCGGTGGTGACGATCTTGAAGATGGATCCCGGAGGCAGCTGCTCGGCCGTGGCGTGGTTGAGCATGGGGGCGGCGGGGTCGCTGTTGAGCGCGGCCCAGGCATCCGGGGCGGTCTCCGGATTGACCAAGAGGTTCGGATCGTACGACGGCGCCGACGCCATGGCGAGCACCGCCCCGGTCGACGGCCGGATGGCCACGACGGCACCGCGGTACCCAGGGTTGGAGAGCTGCTCGTAGGCCAGGGCCTGCATCTGCGGGTCCAAGGTGAGCTCGATCGAGTTGCCCGCCTTGTCCTGCTCCAGGCCGGTGCGCAGGAAGCGGCTGCCGGTCACAGCCCCGTCGCCGTTGAGGTCGGCGTTGTAGCCGGCCTCGAGCCCGCCGACGCCGAATTGGTCGGAGACGTAGCCGAGCACGGGGCCGAAGGAGTACGGCATGGTGGGGTAGAGACGCTGGTAGA
Coding sequences within it:
- the pknB gene encoding Stk1 family PASTA domain-containing Ser/Thr kinase, which produces MTLIGNRYQLGGAIGTGGMSDVYAATDTVLGREVALKMLKTDMARDENFRERFRREAQNSAKLNHPNIVSVYDTGDVDVDGLAVPYIVMERVHGRNLRDIVREEGQLRAGEAAELLIPVTRALQASHDAGIIHRDIKPANIMVTNTGAVKVMDFGIARALDDSTSAMTQTSAVIGTAQYLSPEQARGKHADARSDIYALGCVMFEAVTGRPPFEGESPFAVAYQHVQEDPEPPSSLIDASADASAGALTETEAVNVDAVILTAMAKHPADRYQSAAEMGEDLERLARGAVTAAARSHLASSGVDPDARTAFVSSVAPAPSAAAPSRYEEHRRAHEKAGGGSWMKWVAALLALVLVGAGAVVAYNYFRGGEKDSAPVVEEMVLVPEMTGKPREDAVAQLEGLGFVVAVNDAPSPDRPRGEVLGTNPVAGSQLRRGTLVTVTVSSGREITDVPDVTKLTPQQAAEVLAQASLELNPEIRHENSDDVPAGAVISQNPAAGSQLSKGSQVSVVVSDGREMVTVPSLVGMNVEQATATLSSLNLKSTITQVDSRKPAEEVLAVAGENTEVEVGTTVELRVSNGMLLPMIEITRLNPRDAEQALRATGWNGKLVAGPTVPTGALVDQGLIGHQEIPAGQDIRKDQQIGYNLWKFDAAQLNPLR
- the crgA gene encoding cell division protein CrgA — translated: MPKAKVTNDAAALPKTPSGSTRTPVKINTGGTPMWYKVIMFGLLILGLAWLIVFYVAGDQISLLKELGPWNYLIGFSAMIVGLLMTMGWR
- a CDS encoding serine/threonine-protein kinase — its product is MNTDNREDLQRLIGPDYTLQWVIGHGGMSTVWLADDTGGDREVAIKVLRPEFSNNEEFLTRFRNEAHAAEGISSPNVVATYDYREVDTPAGYTMCFIVMEYIRGESLADLIARERRLDEALALDVLEQAAHGLAAIHRMGLVHRDIKPGNLMVTQNGQIKITDFGIAKAAAAVPLTRTGMVVGTAQYVSPEQAQGLDVSAASDVYSLGVVGYEMLAGKRPFTGDSSVSVALAHVSAEPPALSTAISAPARELIGIALRKDPGVRFADGNEMQLAVAQVRAGRRPHQPMGLASTKLAGEPSPTESTQMLASVAQPTTVRPAPAARNTAQNAAPNPAPPAVANRAPRQGVDARAAKKESGGFGLGVGIALIVLAVLGGLAWAISNGISGSSPRTSTPPPPPAVVTQTETVSPSVSTVTQATQAPRPEPSRSTAEPSAPGTVSFVEPPSSAPSPSSRPNAPAPEAPSSSAASPTRQQPAPETAAPTSEAALDPFNDFVNQLGGGA
- a CDS encoding peptidylprolyl isomerase, translated to MAGMTISTAKATLHTNHGDIVIELFGNHAPKTVENFIGLATGEANYTTRNASGSGEGPFYDGAIFHRIIPGFMIQGGDPTGTGTGGPGYQFADEFHPELQFDRPFLLAMANAGPGTNGSQFFITVDKTPHLNNRHTIFGEVTDEASQKVVLEISNVATGRMDRPVDDVVIESIDIER
- a CDS encoding rhomboid family intramembrane serine protease, translating into MHPTQIFFRAPATAAIATVCLVVYAVAALQAGSPSDTVWGSPLGIRMVLYGPFVAGEGPSGWLRVLSAAFLHLDLAHLCANMLMLVLIGGEVERWVGTARFLLAYLAGALTSSLAVLAGSFGAPTAGASGALFALLALLVAIAYRRHLDPRAPLALVVANVAFTFFAPNVSIWGHLGGLAAGVVLAWPLASPRDAS
- a CDS encoding penicillin-binding transpeptidase domain-containing protein; the protein is MNKSIRLGAVLSLLLTVALLVNLTVVQGLSEEKYAQDARNARTFIELKQVNRGQINAGGQVLADSEKGADELYQRLYPTMPYSFGPVLGYVSDQFGVGGLEAGYNADLNGDGAVTGSRFLRTGLEQDKAGNSIELTLDPQMQALAYEQLSNPGYRGAVVAIRPSTGAVLAMASAPSYDPNLLVNPETAPDAWAALNSDPAAPMLNHATAEQLPPGSIFKIVTTAAGLRSGYSPDSTLTGEARITLPGTNTDVPNYGGQACGGSTSTTLRTAFALSCNTAFVQMGLDIGPDALREAAQRFGIGEDYDLGVPTASGSLGELPGPAELGQSAIGQRDVTMTALQAAVMAASVANGGKRMAPYVVDRVLAPDLKPVRQAKPRELAEALTPEEAETITQLMYGSERSTFGYDGNGFASKTGTAEHGEGAAPHVWYVAFDPNNDVAVAVVVKDGGNLGVNATGGQVASSIGRAVLRATPASGGTGTQS